CGAACTTCTGTCGTCCTACGACTTCCCGGGCGACGATATTCCGATTGTCAAGGGTTCGGCTCTTGCTGCTCTGGAAGACAGCAACAAGAAGATCGGCGAAGACGCGATCCGCGAACTGATGGCGGCAGTTGACTCCTACATTCCGACGCCTGAGCGCCCGATTGACCAGCCGTTCCTGATGCCAATCGAAGACGTGTTCTCGATCTCTGGCCGTGGTACGGTTGTGACGGGTCGCGTTGAGCGTGGTATCGTCAAGGTTGGCGAAGAAGTCGAAATCGTCGGCATCCGCGCCACCTCGAAGACGACCGTTACCGGCGTTGAAATGTTCCGCAAGCTGCTCGATCAGGGCCAGGCTGGCGACAACATCGGTGCCCTGGTTCGCGGCGTACAGCGCGATGGCGTTGAGCGTGGCCAGATCCTGTGCAAGCCCGGTTCGGTTAAGCCGCACAAGAAGTTCATGGCAGAAGCCTACATCCTGACGAAGGAAGAAGGCGGCCGTCATACACCGTTCTTCACCAACTACCGTCCGCAGTTCTACTTCCGTACGACGGACGTTACCGGTATTGTTTCTCTGCCGGAAGGCACGGAAATGGTTATGCCTGGTGACAACGTCACGGTTCAGGTTGAACTGATCGTTCCGATCGCCATGGAAGAAAAGCTGCGCTTCGCGATCCGCGAAGGTGGCCGTACCGTCGGCGCCGGCATCGTCGCTTCGATCATCGAATAAGACGTCTTCATACAGACGAATAAGCGCGGCATTCAATGCCGCGCTTCTTTATTTCCGGGAATCAGTTGACGAATTGACGGGGACGTTGTATGCCCCCGCCACGAACAAGGAAGAGCAGCGTATCGCTCCTCTTTCCTCTGGCTCTGCTAAGTTTCGCGACCCGGTCTTGGGTTGCACTGGTAGGGCCCCTGATGCAGTAAGGTGACATGGACGTCGAACCGTCCTTGTGATTTTTGACAATACGGGGCCGGCCAGAAATTGGTAATTCACTGTCTTTGCGTGAGCGGGGACGTTTAAGAAAAACGAATAAGGACACGTCGAATGAACGGCCAGAATATCCGTATCCGCCTGAAGGCGTTTGATCACCGGGTTCTCGATGCCTCTACGCGGGAGATCGTTTCTACCGCCAAGCGCACCGGTGCAAGCGTCCGCGGCCCGGTTCCGCTTCCGACCCGTATTGAAAAATTCACCGTCAACCGTTCGCCTCACGTCGACAAGAAGAGCCGCGAACAGTTTGAAATGCGCACGCATAAGCGTCTGCTGGACATCGTTGATCCGACTCCGCAGACCGTCGATGCTTTGATGAAGCTCGACCTGGCTGCTGGCGTAGACGTCGAAATCAAGCTTTAAAAACCAATTCCGGCGAGAGCCGAAATAACAAGGAAGGTACGTGGCAAGACCTGCCAACGACTTCTCGAAACGGGAAACCTGAAAGTCTGGAAGGACTGGAATGGAATCCTTAAACAAAGAGGCGGGCAAGGGCCATAGGGCCCTTGTTTTACTCTCAAGAGGAATGAACCGATGCGTTCAGGTGTGATTGCACAGAAAGTGGGAATGACCCGGGTCTATAATGACGCCGGCGAGCATGTCCCGGTAACAGTACTACGCTTGGATAACTGCCAGGTCCTGGCTCAGCGGACTGTC
The Allorhizobium ampelinum S4 genome window above contains:
- the tuf gene encoding elongation factor Tu codes for the protein MAKSKFERNKPHVNIGTIGHVDHGKTSLTAAITKYFGEYKAYDQIDAAPEEKARGITISTAHVEYETPARHYAHVDCPGHADYVKNMITGAAQMDGAILVCSAADGPMPQTREHILLARQVGVPAIVVFLNKVDQVDDEELLELVELEVRELLSSYDFPGDDIPIVKGSALAALEDSNKKIGEDAIRELMAAVDSYIPTPERPIDQPFLMPIEDVFSISGRGTVVTGRVERGIVKVGEEVEIVGIRATSKTTVTGVEMFRKLLDQGQAGDNIGALVRGVQRDGVERGQILCKPGSVKPHKKFMAEAYILTKEEGGRHTPFFTNYRPQFYFRTTDVTGIVSLPEGTEMVMPGDNVTVQVELIVPIAMEEKLRFAIREGGRTVGAGIVASIIE
- the rpsJ gene encoding 30S ribosomal protein S10, which codes for MNGQNIRIRLKAFDHRVLDASTREIVSTAKRTGASVRGPVPLPTRIEKFTVNRSPHVDKKSREQFEMRTHKRLLDIVDPTPQTVDALMKLDLAAGVDVEIKL